A window of Actinomadura viridis genomic DNA:
GCCGAGGACGGCGTCCCCGGCCCGGTGCGCGCGGCCCTCACCGCCCCGCTGCGGCTGGCCCGCACCGTCGTGGTCAACAGCAGGGCGAGCGCGGCGGCCCTGGGCGCGGCCGGCCGGCGCAGTGAGATCATCTACAACGGCGTGGACGAGCCGCCCGCGGTGACGGAGCCGCGCGCGGTGCCGACCGGCCCCGTCCGTATCGTCCTGGTAGGGCGGCTGTCACCGCGCAAGGGGTCCGATGTGGCCGTGCGGGCGGCCGGGCTGCTGCGCGAGCGCGGGTACGATGCGACGCTGACCCTGGTCGGCGACGTCTTCCCGGGGTACGAGTGGTTCGAGCAGGAGCTGCGCGAGCTGGCCGGTGACGCGCTGCGCGACGGGAGCGTCGTGCTGGCCGGGTTCCGGTCCTCGGTCTGGGACTCGTTCGCCGAGGCGGACGTGGCGATCGTGCCCTCGCGGGTGGAGCCGTTCGGTAACGTCGCGGTGGAGGCGATGCTGGCCGGGCGTCCGGTGGTCGCCGCGGCCTCGCAGGGACTGGTGGAGATCGTCGCCGACGGTGAGAACGGCGTGCTGGTCCCCGCCGACGACCCGGCCGCCCTGGCCGGCGGCATCGCGCGGCTGCTGGACGACTGGGACGGCGCCCTGGCCATGGCCAAGCGGGCCCGTGCCGACGCCGCCCGGCGGTT
This region includes:
- a CDS encoding glycosyltransferase family 4 protein encodes the protein MGERDPGSVVVLAHPSPDLYGSDRMLVESVRALVPSRRVVVTLPADGPLSQVLRDAGAEVEILPVPVLRKAYMSPLGLVRLAAAALRALPRARRLLRRTGAEAVYVNTVTIPLWLVAARLARVPALCHVHEAEDGVPGPVRAALTAPLRLARTVVVNSRASAAALGAAGRRSEIIYNGVDEPPAVTEPRAVPTGPVRIVLVGRLSPRKGSDVAVRAAGLLRERGYDATLTLVGDVFPGYEWFEQELRELAGDALRDGSVVLAGFRSSVWDSFAEADVAIVPSRVEPFGNVAVEAMLAGRPVVAAASQGLVEIVADGENGVLVPADDPAALAGGIARLLDDWDGALAMAKRARADAARRFGKDRYHRELREAVRALTDPDAGTVRTSSTR